Proteins encoded by one window of Halomonas sp. SH5A2:
- a CDS encoding AI-2E family transporter, with protein MTMRTILKSWVERYFSDEEALILLVVLIAGFAAVIWFGRMLAPFFTALVVAFLLQGVVGALTRRGIPHLLSVIVVFLGFVSVLLALAFILLPLIWDQLIGLVQETPRMFASGQSWLDELQSRYPNLITPDQMQNWIGVASREISQLGQRALTLSLASLGNLLSLIIYLVLVPILVFFMLKDREVLVGFTLSLLPQKRALMTRIWHEMDDQIANYIRGKFIEIIIVGTVAFITFSFFQLPYTALLAVLVGFSVLVPYIGAAVATLPVAAVAGFHFGLSESFAYVLVAYGVIQALDGNVLAPVLFSETNNIHPVSVIVAVLFFGGIWGFWGVFFAIPLATLLKALVHAWPRGMQGRDEGHHALASEESL; from the coding sequence ATGACCATGCGAACGATCTTAAAAAGCTGGGTCGAACGGTATTTTTCAGACGAAGAAGCCTTGATCCTGCTTGTGGTGCTCATCGCTGGATTTGCCGCGGTGATCTGGTTCGGCCGTATGTTGGCGCCTTTTTTTACCGCGTTGGTCGTCGCTTTCCTGCTTCAGGGCGTGGTGGGCGCCTTGACCCGTCGTGGCATTCCTCATCTGCTCTCAGTGATCGTGGTGTTTCTCGGGTTCGTCAGCGTGCTATTGGCCCTGGCGTTTATTTTGCTGCCGCTGATATGGGATCAACTGATTGGCCTTGTCCAGGAAACGCCGCGCATGTTTGCCAGCGGGCAGAGTTGGCTGGATGAACTGCAATCGCGCTACCCCAACCTGATTACCCCAGATCAAATGCAAAACTGGATTGGTGTCGCGAGCCGCGAGATAAGCCAGTTAGGTCAGCGTGCCCTGACGTTATCGCTGGCATCCCTGGGCAACCTTTTATCGCTGATTATCTATCTGGTGCTGGTGCCTATTCTGGTCTTTTTCATGCTCAAGGATCGTGAGGTGCTGGTCGGCTTTACGCTGTCGCTACTGCCGCAAAAGCGGGCATTGATGACGCGTATCTGGCATGAAATGGACGACCAGATTGCCAACTATATTCGCGGCAAGTTTATCGAGATCATTATTGTCGGCACCGTCGCCTTTATCACGTTTTCGTTCTTTCAATTGCCTTACACAGCGCTGCTGGCTGTATTGGTCGGCTTTTCGGTCCTGGTGCCGTATATCGGCGCGGCCGTTGCCACCTTGCCTGTCGCGGCAGTGGCCGGGTTTCATTTTGGGTTAAGCGAATCGTTTGCCTACGTGCTGGTGGCTTATGGGGTTATTCAGGCATTGGATGGCAACGTGCTTGCCCCGGTGCTGTTCTCGGAAACCAACAATATTCACCCGGTATCAGTGATTGTGGCGGTGTTGTTCTTCGGCGGGATATGGGGGTTCTGGGGGGTGTTTTTTGCCATTCCACTTGCCACGCTGCTGAAGGCATTGGTGCATGCATGGCCGCGGGGAATGCAAGGGCGCGATGAGGGTCATCACGCTCTTGCCAGCGAAGAGTCGCTGTGA
- a CDS encoding sulfurtransferase TusA family protein has product MVEQTTRLQPDSVLDACGLHCPLPLLKAKQALAGLAPGQLLEVRATDAGSWRDIEAFAEQSAHHLEAREQRGDIYHYWLRKAEGERS; this is encoded by the coding sequence ATGGTAGAGCAAACAACGCGGTTACAGCCTGATAGCGTGCTCGACGCCTGCGGGCTTCATTGCCCGTTACCGTTGCTCAAGGCCAAGCAGGCCTTGGCGGGCCTTGCCCCGGGGCAGTTATTGGAAGTGCGCGCCACGGATGCAGGCTCGTGGCGTGATATAGAAGCCTTTGCCGAGCAGAGTGCTCATCATCTGGAAGCCCGCGAGCAGCGTGGCGATATCTACCATTATTGGCTTCGCAAGGCAGAAGGCGAGCGCTCATGA
- a CDS encoding M48 family metalloprotease — MPRFFNASAGWTRALALACSTTLLTPSSAISDEQTLPSLGSSYSSASSEEHRLGRAWLRQFRAHAPQWQDPIAHDYLTSLVDRLAPHSQLGDLDVTTVMVDHRTLNAFAVPGGVVGINAGLFAFAEDEGAFASVIAHELGHLSQRHYARSSERAEQTQLPAMAGMLAGLLIAAGGGGNAGMAAAMGSQAALIQDQLTYSRRYEQEADRVGLQAMAAAGYDPEAMARMFRTLQRMASLQGGTPPEFLLTHPVSESRLSDVQSRAAQMNIASSYSNDMLYDMIRGRALLQIHQQSPRQAVSRLAQEDANEVAQRYVTALADAQSGQVDAALQALDQLRDEQPDLAMLPASAAEVALQAQRYDEAIQRSQRLLRLMPNYLPAQLILAEAQLQRDPNAAYDILRDVTAQYPENPQGFNLLAEAAGRSGRNGLGHLARAEYLQLTGRMDSGIRQLDIAEDAAERENDQRTLARIEQRREDFMDYREALEEF; from the coding sequence ATGCCGCGCTTTTTTAACGCCTCAGCAGGCTGGACGCGCGCCTTAGCGCTCGCCTGCAGTACGACGTTGTTAACCCCTTCGTCTGCCATCAGCGACGAGCAGACGTTACCCAGCCTGGGCAGCAGCTATTCGTCGGCTAGCAGCGAAGAACACCGGCTGGGCCGCGCCTGGCTTCGTCAGTTCCGCGCCCACGCACCCCAATGGCAGGATCCGATTGCCCATGATTACTTGACCAGCCTCGTTGATCGCCTGGCCCCGCACAGCCAACTTGGCGACCTGGACGTGACTACCGTCATGGTCGACCACCGAACGCTCAATGCCTTTGCCGTCCCCGGCGGCGTGGTAGGGATCAATGCTGGCCTGTTCGCCTTTGCTGAAGACGAAGGCGCCTTTGCCTCGGTCATTGCCCACGAACTTGGCCACTTATCCCAGCGCCACTATGCACGTAGCAGCGAGCGCGCTGAACAGACACAGCTACCGGCCATGGCCGGAATGCTGGCCGGATTACTGATCGCGGCCGGCGGTGGTGGCAATGCGGGCATGGCCGCCGCTATGGGGTCTCAGGCTGCCCTCATTCAGGACCAGCTCACCTACTCACGCCGCTACGAGCAGGAAGCAGACCGAGTGGGTCTTCAGGCCATGGCCGCTGCCGGCTACGACCCTGAGGCCATGGCGCGCATGTTCCGCACCTTGCAACGCATGGCCAGCCTCCAGGGCGGTACGCCGCCGGAGTTCCTGCTGACCCACCCTGTGTCGGAATCTCGCTTGAGCGATGTGCAATCGCGGGCCGCCCAAATGAACATTGCCTCAAGCTACTCAAACGACATGCTCTACGACATGATTCGCGGCCGTGCCTTATTGCAGATTCACCAACAGTCGCCCCGACAAGCCGTTTCCCGCTTGGCTCAGGAAGACGCCAACGAAGTGGCACAGCGCTATGTGACCGCTCTGGCCGACGCTCAGTCCGGCCAAGTGGACGCCGCGCTACAAGCGCTTGATCAACTGCGCGATGAACAGCCTGATCTTGCCATGTTACCGGCGTCGGCGGCAGAAGTTGCGCTTCAGGCGCAGCGCTATGATGAAGCGATCCAGCGCAGTCAGCGATTACTGCGCTTAATGCCTAACTACTTGCCTGCCCAACTTATATTAGCCGAGGCGCAACTTCAGCGAGATCCCAATGCGGCCTATGACATCCTGCGCGACGTCACCGCGCAATATCCTGAAAACCCGCAGGGTTTTAACCTGCTGGCAGAAGCTGCCGGGCGAAGCGGGCGTAACGGCTTGGGTCATCTGGCCCGGGCGGAATATCTTCAGCTGACCGGGCGCATGGATAGCGGTATTCGCCAGTTGGATATAGCCGAAGACGCCGCTGAACGCGAAAACGATCAGCGGACGCTGGCACGCATCGAACAGCGTCGCGAGGATTTCATGGACTACCGCGAGGCCTTGGAAGAGTTCTAG
- the nadA gene encoding quinolinate synthase NadA codes for MTIMTTQAELDAPLPSPYCPTRIPAEDQARVAEIKQLLNQHNAVLVAHYYTDDAIQQLAEETGGCVADSLEMARFGARHDATTLVVAGVRFMGETAKILSPEKRVLMPTLEATCSLDIGCPADEFSAFCDAHPDRTVVVYANTSAAVKARADWVVTSSIAVDVIEHLQAKGEKILWAPDKHLGGYIQKKTGADMLMWDGACIVHEEFKAKGVEDLKRLYPDAAVLVHPESPEPVVQLADVAGSTSQLINAAKTLPNEQLIVATDRGIFFKMQQAVPDKTLFEAPTAGNGATCRSCAHCPWMAMNALDNLAGALREGSGEIQVSSELRQQALKPLERMLNFNA; via the coding sequence ATGACTATTATGACTACTCAAGCTGAGCTTGATGCTCCGCTCCCCAGCCCGTACTGCCCGACCCGCATACCCGCCGAAGACCAGGCGCGCGTAGCGGAAATCAAGCAGTTGCTTAACCAGCACAACGCCGTATTGGTAGCGCACTACTATACCGACGACGCCATTCAGCAATTGGCAGAAGAGACCGGCGGTTGCGTGGCCGATTCGCTGGAAATGGCACGCTTCGGGGCCCGCCACGATGCCACCACCCTGGTGGTGGCCGGGGTGCGCTTCATGGGCGAAACCGCCAAGATTCTGTCGCCTGAAAAACGCGTGCTGATGCCCACCTTGGAGGCGACCTGCTCCCTGGATATCGGATGCCCTGCCGACGAGTTCAGCGCTTTTTGTGATGCCCATCCTGACCGCACCGTGGTCGTTTATGCCAATACGTCGGCTGCCGTCAAGGCGCGCGCCGATTGGGTGGTCACCTCATCCATCGCTGTCGATGTAATCGAGCACCTTCAGGCCAAAGGCGAAAAAATCCTCTGGGCGCCCGATAAACACCTGGGTGGCTACATCCAGAAAAAAACCGGTGCCGATATGCTCATGTGGGACGGTGCCTGTATTGTCCACGAGGAGTTCAAGGCGAAAGGCGTCGAGGACCTCAAGCGGCTGTACCCGGATGCCGCCGTGCTGGTTCATCCGGAGTCGCCTGAACCGGTGGTTCAGTTGGCCGATGTGGCGGGGTCGACATCGCAGCTTATCAACGCGGCCAAAACCCTCCCCAACGAACAGCTGATTGTGGCAACCGATCGCGGTATCTTCTTCAAGATGCAGCAAGCGGTCCCCGATAAGACGCTGTTCGAGGCACCGACGGCGGGTAACGGCGCGACCTGCCGTAGTTGTGCGCATTGCCCGTGGATGGCAATGAACGCTCTCGACAATCTGGCGGGCGCGTTACGGGAGGGCAGCGGCGAGATTCAGGTCAGCAGTGAATTGCGCCAACAGGCGCTCAAGCCGCTGGAGCGTATGCTTAACTTCAACGCTTAA
- the rluB gene encoding 23S rRNA pseudouridine(2605) synthase RluB encodes MSQSNTPPSSEKLQKVLARAGLGSRREMETVIADGRVKVNNQVAKLGDRVEARDKVSLDDRLVTLRAEDETPRRVIMYNKPEGELCTRKDPEGRRTVFDRLPRLKGERWIAIGRLDINTSGLLLFTTDGELANRLMHPSTQVEREYAVRVMGEVKREHIMAMVDGVMLEDGPARFTDVQEFGGEGINTWFHVVILEGRNREVRRLWESQELTVSRLKRVRYGNIFLDKRAKAGEWVELSQDEVDDLAALAQLETRKVPELTPDEKNRWSRDKNKRRPVQAMRKPKRR; translated from the coding sequence ATGAGTCAGAGTAATACTCCTCCTAGCAGCGAAAAACTGCAAAAAGTCCTCGCCCGTGCCGGTCTTGGTTCGCGGCGTGAAATGGAAACCGTGATTGCTGACGGCCGCGTCAAGGTCAACAATCAGGTCGCCAAACTGGGCGATCGTGTTGAAGCGCGCGACAAGGTCAGTCTTGACGACCGGCTGGTAACGCTTAGAGCAGAAGATGAAACACCGCGCCGGGTGATCATGTACAACAAGCCGGAAGGCGAGCTGTGTACCCGTAAGGATCCCGAAGGCCGTCGTACCGTGTTTGACCGCCTGCCGCGCTTGAAAGGCGAGCGTTGGATTGCCATCGGTCGCTTGGATATCAACACCAGCGGGCTTTTGCTGTTCACCACCGACGGCGAACTGGCCAACCGCTTGATGCACCCCTCAACGCAAGTCGAGCGTGAATACGCGGTGCGCGTGATGGGAGAAGTGAAGCGCGAACATATCATGGCCATGGTGGACGGCGTGATGCTGGAAGATGGTCCCGCCCGGTTCACTGATGTCCAGGAATTTGGTGGCGAAGGGATCAACACCTGGTTCCATGTGGTCATTCTGGAAGGCCGAAATCGCGAGGTCCGTCGACTCTGGGAGTCCCAGGAACTGACGGTAAGTCGTTTGAAACGCGTCCGTTACGGCAACATCTTCCTCGATAAGCGCGCCAAGGCGGGAGAATGGGTCGAGCTTTCCCAGGATGAGGTAGATGACTTGGCCGCGCTGGCCCAGCTTGAAACCCGCAAGGTCCCCGAGCTGACGCCGGACGAAAAAAACCGCTGGAGTCGCGATAAAAACAAGCGCCGCCCCGTACAAGCGATGCGCAAGCCCAAGCGGCGCTGA
- the scpB gene encoding SMC-Scp complex subunit ScpB, whose protein sequence is MSEIHSALDEILEAALLAAGEPLPLERMETLFLDGECPSRHELREVLARLGERHEHGALELIETASGYQLRIRPRLSQWVSRLWDERPQRYSRALLETLALIAYRQPVTRSDIEDVRGVSVSSSIMRTLMERGWIRVVGHRDVPGRPAVYATSRSFLDDFGLKTLDALPPMHALVSGEGDGQDTADVPDANDSQTLLPDSPPPDKQEALDDASETVQDAPPETADSAETHAETALTQPLSFADLEARLAARAQRSDDQDARTQTHDERSDDHESE, encoded by the coding sequence ATGAGTGAGATTCATTCGGCACTGGACGAAATACTCGAAGCCGCGTTGTTGGCGGCGGGGGAGCCACTTCCGCTGGAGCGCATGGAAACGCTGTTTCTGGATGGTGAGTGCCCGTCTCGACACGAGCTTCGTGAGGTGCTGGCCCGATTGGGCGAACGTCATGAACACGGTGCCCTGGAGCTTATCGAAACCGCATCGGGGTATCAGTTGCGTATTCGCCCGCGGCTGTCCCAGTGGGTATCGCGGCTATGGGATGAGCGCCCCCAGCGTTACTCACGGGCGCTGCTCGAAACCCTGGCACTGATTGCCTACCGGCAGCCGGTGACCCGCAGTGACATCGAAGATGTCCGCGGAGTCAGCGTGAGCAGCTCGATCATGCGTACCCTGATGGAGCGCGGCTGGATACGTGTGGTCGGGCATCGCGACGTGCCGGGAAGGCCGGCGGTTTACGCGACCTCGCGCAGTTTTCTGGACGATTTCGGATTGAAAACCCTGGATGCCCTGCCGCCGATGCACGCGCTGGTCAGCGGGGAAGGCGATGGCCAAGACACGGCTGATGTGCCTGACGCGAACGATAGCCAAACGCTGCTGCCGGATTCGCCGCCTCCTGACAAGCAAGAAGCACTGGACGACGCGTCCGAAACCGTGCAGGATGCGCCACCCGAAACGGCCGATAGTGCCGAGACGCACGCCGAGACGGCGTTAACCCAGCCGCTGAGCTTTGCCGACCTAGAGGCACGCCTGGCGGCACGTGCGCAGCGCTCCGATGACCAGGACGCGCGCACGCAGACCCATGATGAGAGGTCAGACGACCATGAGTCAGAGTAA
- a CDS encoding segregation and condensation protein A produces MSETPSAIQAPSSTDTSDTAPVAEALGRLFNEPITQLPEDLYIPPEALRVFLEAFEGPLDLLLYLIRRQNLDILTINVATITHQYIEYVELMKAMEIELAGEYLLMAAMLAEIKSRTLLPRPPKAEGEEEEDPRAELIRRLQEYERLKEAAESLDTLPRVGRDWFSAQAGLPPLEARVIHPPVELDELLGALADILKRAELAQAHHISREVLSTRERMLAIMEQLGGEGGEPHYVPFASLFTLEEGRAGVVVTFMAILELAKEAMIDIVQNAPLSPIHVRARPAAISDGHDPEDAFEGDDEGEHRHEESAFEAPADRETK; encoded by the coding sequence GTGAGCGAGACGCCAAGCGCTATTCAAGCCCCCTCAAGCACGGACACCTCGGACACAGCGCCGGTGGCCGAAGCGCTGGGGCGGCTGTTCAACGAGCCGATTACTCAATTGCCGGAGGATTTGTATATCCCCCCGGAGGCGCTGCGCGTCTTTTTGGAAGCCTTTGAAGGGCCGCTTGACTTATTGCTGTACCTGATTCGCCGCCAGAACCTGGATATTCTGACCATTAATGTGGCCACTATTACCCATCAGTACATTGAATACGTGGAACTAATGAAGGCCATGGAAATCGAGCTGGCCGGCGAGTATCTGCTGATGGCGGCGATGTTGGCCGAGATCAAGTCGCGCACCTTGCTGCCCCGGCCGCCCAAAGCGGAGGGTGAGGAAGAAGAGGACCCGCGGGCCGAGTTGATCCGCCGCCTGCAAGAGTACGAACGTCTCAAGGAAGCTGCCGAGTCGCTGGATACGCTGCCGCGCGTCGGCCGCGACTGGTTCAGCGCGCAGGCAGGTTTGCCGCCGCTGGAGGCGCGGGTCATTCACCCGCCGGTCGAGCTGGACGAGCTGCTGGGCGCACTGGCCGATATTCTCAAGCGCGCCGAGCTTGCCCAGGCTCACCATATTAGCCGTGAGGTACTCTCCACCCGTGAGCGGATGCTTGCCATCATGGAGCAGCTTGGCGGGGAGGGCGGCGAGCCGCACTACGTGCCCTTTGCCTCGCTTTTTACCCTGGAAGAGGGGCGGGCAGGCGTTGTGGTGACGTTTATGGCGATTCTGGAGCTCGCCAAGGAAGCCATGATCGACATTGTGCAAAATGCCCCGCTCTCGCCGATCCATGTGCGTGCGCGACCCGCTGCCATTAGCGACGGCCATGACCCTGAAGACGCTTTTGAAGGAGATGATGAAGGCGAACATCGTCACGAAGAAAGCGCGTTTGAAGCACCCGCCGACAGGGAAACAAAATGA